The uncultured Celeribacter sp. genome includes the window CTTTGTCGTCGCCATACACAATACCAGGAACAAGCCCGTCACGACGAGCTTGGCGAGCGGCGCCCTTGCCCGTCCCCGCGCGTGCCTGGGCAATAAGATCAGGAATCTCACCAGCCATTTTAAAGTCTCCAAATGTTAGGGCGGGTATCCTCCAAGGCTGTATACCCGCGTGAAGCCGTGCCCATACACCGGAATCACTGTGAGGGAAAGGTCTTTTTGCCCGGCGCAGCCCTGCCCGAAGCATGTGACGGAGATCGCCAGCACCCGAAGAGCGCGAAGACCTGTGCAGAGGGCAGGGGTGCCTTTTAGGTTTTTGCGGCTTGTTCTGCGCGTCCGGCGGTTCTAATTGGGCGCAAAGAGGTCACGTCCCTTGTGCGGGCGCGCCCTGCGTAGAAAGGACATCTCATGACCGGACAGATGACGAAAGCGTCATGGCAGTCCTTTGCCCAGACCCTGTCTGTCACCCGTGCGCCTGCGCTGGCCTTGGGGGCGAACGGGGTGATCTGGGGCACCGTGGCGGCCATGGTGCCCGCACTGAAGGCGCAGGCCGCTGCCAGTGACGCGATCTTTGGTATGGCGATTCTGGGATCGGCTGCGGGTGGCATGCTGGCCATGTATCTTGCGCCGCGGATCTTTGCGCGGCTGGGGCGGCTGACCCTGCCCGTGTTGGGGCTGTTCTCCGCACTGGCCTTGTGGTTGCCGCTGCTGGCCACATCGGCGCTCTTGTTGCTGCCTGTGATGGCGGTGTTGGGGATGGTTGTGGCCAGTCTCGACATTAATGCCAACCTGCGGGTCACCCGGCTGGAAGAAAAGCATGGGTTGCATCTGATGAATCTCAACCATGCGACGTTTTCGTTTTTCTTCGGCTGTGCGGCGCTGATCGTGGCGCGGATGCGTCAGGCGGGCTGGGGGGTGTCCGAGGTCTTTCCCACGATGAGCCTCATGGTGGCGCTGCTCATTCTAGGCACGATCACACGCAGCCAGTGGACACCGCCGGAGAACGACCCGGATGACGTCGCGCCCGCAGGATTGCCCTGGGGGCCGATCTGGCTGGCCGGGGTGATGCTGTTCGTGGCCTTTGTTGGGGAAAATGGCATCGAAACCTGGTCGGCGCTGTTCATGGAGCGTGAACTGGGCGGGGCACCGGGGCAGGGCAGCTTTGGCCCGGCGATGCTGGGCTTTTCCATGGCGGCGTTTCGCCTGCTGGGGCATGTGACGACACAGCGGTTCGGGGATGCACGCGTGTTGCTGTGGTCCGGCATCGTCGGGGTCTGTGGTGCGGCGCTTTTGTCCCAGGCGGGAACACAGCCCATGGCGCTGATCGGCATCGGTCTGTCGGCGATGGGGCTGGGGGTTGTCGTGCCGACGGCGACGTCTTTGCTGGGCAAATGCGTGCATCGCAGCCAGCGCGATGTGGCGATTTCACGGGCGTGGATGGTGGGGTTTGTCGGCTTTTTCCTTGGCCCGTCTTCAATCGGGTTTGTGTCTGAACTGTTCGGGCTGCGCAGCGCGTTCCTGACCATCGCGGTGTTGATCGCGCTGATCGTGCCCGCCGTGATCCGGCTGGGCCGCTATCGCAGGACCTGACAGAAAAGGCGCCCGAGGGCGCCTTTGATGTTATGTTCATCAGAGGTGGGGCAGGCTCAGGCCTGCCAGCGTCCGCTGAAGTCTTCGGGTACCAGCACCATATCACGATCGACCTGATCGACGGACTTGCGGCCACAGAGGGCCATGGAGATGTCCATCTCTTTCTGGATGACCTCCAGCGCCGAGGTGACGCCTGCCTCACCCATGGCCCCAAGACCATGAATATAGGC containing:
- a CDS encoding MFS transporter; the protein is MTGQMTKASWQSFAQTLSVTRAPALALGANGVIWGTVAAMVPALKAQAAASDAIFGMAILGSAAGGMLAMYLAPRIFARLGRLTLPVLGLFSALALWLPLLATSALLLLPVMAVLGMVVASLDINANLRVTRLEEKHGLHLMNLNHATFSFFFGCAALIVARMRQAGWGVSEVFPTMSLMVALLILGTITRSQWTPPENDPDDVAPAGLPWGPIWLAGVMLFVAFVGENGIETWSALFMERELGGAPGQGSFGPAMLGFSMAAFRLLGHVTTQRFGDARVLLWSGIVGVCGAALLSQAGTQPMALIGIGLSAMGLGVVVPTATSLLGKCVHRSQRDVAISRAWMVGFVGFFLGPSSIGFVSELFGLRSAFLTIAVLIALIVPAVIRLGRYRRT